A single window of Drosophila suzukii chromosome 3, CBGP_Dsuzu_IsoJpt1.0, whole genome shotgun sequence DNA harbors:
- the LOC139353130 gene encoding uncharacterized protein codes for MSVVILLNQACLEPLAAQQHRVNYGFDKVQLRIYDTDKTAADNLAACASYEPPSDDEPDHEEATLTGYVSTDSELTESLKQLCTQDTTRPGRSVLQDIAEEAEGTQPDPSPKDGAVSAN; via the coding sequence atgagcgtggttatcctcctaaaccaggcctgcttggaacccctcgcagcccagcagcacagagtgaactacgggttcgacAAGGTGCAGCTTCGTATTTACGACACCGATAAAacagcggcagacaacctggctgcctgtgcgtcgtacgaacccccgagcgacgacgaaccagatcacgaggaggccaccctcaccggctacgtgtcaaccgactcggagctgacggagagcctgaaacagctgtgcacccaggacacaacccgaccagggcgctctgtcctccaggacatagcggaggaagcggagggtacccagcccgaccccagtcccaaagatggtgcagtttctgcaaattaa